A DNA window from Deinococcus sonorensis KR-87 contains the following coding sequences:
- a CDS encoding glycoside hydrolase family 3 protein, which translates to MTQTPPIAPQRPLLDPDGQQFVEQLLARMTLDEKIGQMTQPEKNSVKPGDVARLALGSVLSGGGGNPDPNTPEHWREMVLGFRREARQSRLGIPLIYGVDAVHGHNNLHGATIFPHNIGLGAARNPDLVRRIGRATAREVVATGVRWDFAPAVSIPQDIRWGRSYEGYSQNTEVVAELACAYIEGLRGEAWHSRVSVLPSVKHFVADAATTWGSSTRVDRQQLELDRTLAISQVGEQFMQLLDLGAWQSDQGNSEIDEATLRRVHLPPYQAAIEAGAMNVMASYSSWQGLKMHGHRYLLTEVLKGELGFQGFVVSDWEGIQQVHPDFRESVVRSVNAGIDMVMVPFDYEGFISTLREAVEAGDVSAERIDDAARRILSVKYALGLFEDDDEPAVPLDEVGCAEHRELAREAVRQTLVLLKNEGGALPLDPGAELLVAGAAADDVGAQCGGWTISWMGGHGDVTPGTSLLAGLRAAASDPAQVHYAPDGRVDRRYRSALVVIAEEPYAEGMGDRSSLALTEEQRALLTRVRAQAEQMTVLLLSGRPNIVSEELPSWDAFVAAWLPGSEGQGVADVLFGQFPFSGRLEYTWPRSNDDLVAPADPLFRPGDELTTG; encoded by the coding sequence ATGACCCAGACCCCACCGATCGCGCCGCAGCGTCCGCTGCTCGACCCCGACGGCCAGCAGTTCGTGGAGCAGCTGCTCGCCCGCATGACGCTCGACGAGAAGATCGGCCAGATGACCCAGCCGGAGAAGAACAGCGTCAAACCCGGCGACGTGGCGCGGCTGGCGCTCGGCTCGGTGCTGAGCGGCGGCGGCGGCAACCCGGACCCCAACACACCGGAGCACTGGCGCGAGATGGTGCTGGGGTTCCGGCGCGAGGCGCGGCAGTCGCGGCTGGGCATTCCGCTGATCTACGGGGTGGACGCGGTGCACGGCCACAACAATCTGCACGGCGCCACCATCTTCCCGCACAACATCGGGCTGGGCGCCGCCCGCAACCCGGACCTGGTGCGGCGCATCGGGCGGGCCACCGCGCGGGAAGTGGTGGCCACCGGGGTGCGCTGGGACTTCGCCCCGGCTGTCAGCATTCCGCAGGACATCCGCTGGGGCCGCAGCTACGAGGGCTACAGCCAGAATACCGAGGTGGTGGCGGAACTCGCCTGCGCCTACATTGAGGGGCTGCGCGGCGAGGCGTGGCACAGCCGCGTAAGCGTGCTGCCGAGCGTGAAGCACTTCGTGGCGGACGCGGCCACCACCTGGGGCAGCAGCACCCGGGTGGACCGCCAGCAGCTGGAACTGGACCGCACGCTGGCCATCTCGCAGGTGGGCGAGCAGTTCATGCAGTTGCTGGACCTGGGCGCGTGGCAGAGTGACCAGGGCAACAGCGAGATCGACGAGGCCACGCTGCGCCGGGTGCACCTGCCGCCCTATCAGGCGGCCATCGAGGCGGGCGCCATGAACGTGATGGCGTCCTACAGCAGCTGGCAGGGCCTCAAGATGCACGGGCACCGCTACCTGCTCACCGAGGTGCTGAAGGGTGAGCTGGGCTTCCAGGGCTTCGTGGTGAGCGACTGGGAGGGCATCCAGCAGGTGCACCCGGACTTCCGCGAGAGCGTGGTGCGCTCGGTCAACGCCGGCATCGACATGGTGATGGTGCCGTTCGACTACGAGGGCTTCATCTCTACGCTGCGCGAGGCGGTGGAGGCCGGCGACGTGAGCGCCGAGCGCATTGACGACGCGGCGCGGCGCATCCTGAGCGTCAAGTACGCGCTGGGGCTGTTCGAGGACGACGACGAGCCGGCCGTGCCGCTGGACGAGGTGGGCTGCGCCGAGCACCGTGAGCTGGCGCGCGAAGCGGTGCGGCAGACGCTGGTGCTGCTGAAGAACGAGGGAGGCGCGCTTCCGCTGGACCCGGGGGCGGAACTGCTGGTGGCCGGCGCGGCTGCCGACGACGTGGGCGCGCAGTGCGGCGGCTGGACCATCAGCTGGATGGGCGGGCACGGCGACGTGACGCCCGGCACCAGCCTGCTGGCCGGGCTGCGCGCGGCCGCCAGCGACCCCGCTCAGGTTCACTACGCGCCGGACGGCCGGGTGGACCGCCGCTACCGCTCGGCCCTGGTGGTGATCGCGGAGGAACCCTACGCCGAGGGCATGGGTGACCGCAGCTCGCTGGCGCTGACCGAGGAGCAGCGGGCGCTGCTGACGCGGGTGCGGGCGCAGGCCGAGCAGATGACAGTGCTGCTGCTGTCCGGCCGCCCGAACATCGTCAGTGAGGAGCTGCCGTCCTGGGACGCCTTTGTGGCCGCCTGGCTGCCCGGCAGCGAGGGCCAGGGCGTTGCCGACGTGCTGTTCGGCCAGTTCCCGTTCAGCGGACGGCTCGAATACACCTGGCCGCGCTCGAACGACGACCTGGTGGCCCCCGCCGACCCGCTGTTCCGCCCGGGCGACGAACTGACCACCGGCTGA
- a CDS encoding acyl-CoA dehydrogenase family protein produces the protein MTSTEQATRQDHLNALTGRLAEVFAAQAAHADRNGRLSEAGVQALRESGYPALTVPQRLGGLGASLYEFAVQQERLGRADASLALVAAMNAHLLGSLGEQGGLPEPLYAELARASVQRGALSNSLASEPELGSPSRGGLPATRAEPVPGGWRVTGRKTWSTGSSALDYLVVTAATPADEVWRFVIPADREGVRVLPTWEGSLALRGSASDDVQLDRVWVPDSHAVRPAAPNPLGGGWFWTAVAATYLGVGQAALDALVTYAHQRVPTALGAPIATLPRIQQTVGQMQLTLLGARSVLHAATQGWAGAPQERERLLPQLAGAKLLCTNAAVQVTDLALRAAGGAALTAALPLERLFRDARAGLTHPPGDDQGHTLLGRAALNL, from the coding sequence ATGACCAGCACCGAGCAGGCCACCCGCCAGGACCACCTCAACGCGCTGACCGGGCGCCTGGCCGAAGTCTTCGCTGCCCAGGCCGCCCACGCGGACCGGAACGGCCGACTGTCTGAGGCGGGGGTGCAGGCGCTGCGCGAGAGCGGCTACCCGGCCCTGACGGTGCCGCAGCGGCTGGGCGGGCTGGGCGCGAGCCTGTACGAATTTGCCGTGCAGCAGGAACGGCTGGGCCGCGCCGACGCTTCGCTGGCGCTGGTGGCGGCCATGAACGCCCACCTGCTGGGAAGTCTGGGAGAGCAGGGCGGCCTGCCTGAGCCGCTGTACGCGGAACTGGCCCGGGCGAGCGTGCAGCGCGGCGCGCTCAGCAACTCGCTGGCCAGCGAACCGGAACTGGGCAGCCCTTCGCGCGGAGGCCTGCCCGCCACCCGGGCCGAGCCGGTGCCGGGCGGCTGGCGGGTCACCGGCCGCAAGACCTGGAGCACCGGCTCCAGCGCGCTGGATTATCTGGTGGTGACGGCCGCCACCCCCGCAGACGAGGTGTGGCGCTTCGTGATTCCGGCTGACCGGGAGGGCGTGCGGGTCCTGCCCACCTGGGAGGGCAGCCTGGCGCTGCGCGGCAGCGCGTCCGACGACGTGCAGCTGGACCGGGTGTGGGTGCCGGACAGCCATGCGGTGCGGCCGGCCGCGCCCAACCCGCTGGGCGGCGGGTGGTTCTGGACGGCGGTGGCCGCCACGTATCTCGGCGTGGGGCAGGCCGCGCTGGACGCGCTGGTGACCTACGCGCACCAGCGGGTGCCGACCGCCCTCGGCGCGCCGATCGCTACCCTGCCCCGCATCCAGCAGACGGTCGGGCAGATGCAGCTGACCCTGCTGGGCGCGCGCTCGGTGCTGCACGCGGCGACCCAGGGGTGGGCGGGGGCGCCACAGGAGCGTGAGCGCCTGCTGCCTCAGCTGGCGGGCGCCAAGCTGTTGTGCACCAACGCGGCGGTGCAGGTCACGGATCTGGCGCTGCGGGCGGCGGGTGGCGCGGCGCTGACCGCCGCGCTGCCGCTGGAACGGCTGTTCCGGGACGCCCGCGCGGGCCTGACCCACCCGCCCGGCGACGATCAGGGCCACACCCTGCTGGGCCGCGCCGCCCTGAACCTCTAA
- a CDS encoding ATP-binding protein, translating to MTTPDPLTRHEYQALLDDLLDPLFVLDRRWRYVLVNRQAERVLGVPAAELRGQVIWDVMTDLQGTELERLLRQAALSRSRVEAEVYYAPLRIWVELRVLPSLDGLAVQFRDVTGRHVDAEQRDQLLHLAQLLSTVTDANTALDTALRLGLPLTGACSGTVLALDPDSGQPTLWLTTGTVDPATARAEWDPADPELHGPLMQALHGGQAQYYRSSDLKAHPYLTRHKASRTRAVAALPLGLEQPCQLVLSFDSDRVFSEPERHVLTSLADQLTQTLRRVQLFQAESAAREQAQASEARYRALVRSLPQQVWIANRTGINVSTSEWWQALTGQLLVDAVGADGWGWLERVHPDDRDRVRHAWKVALRSLKPYRQEYRVQTVGGEYRDYEARGLPRLDEQGRAAEWVGTVDDITDRKAGERALQQTTAQLEQQVHERTRALQEETDALDAFVRFTALSSHAVSVPELAQLAVDVLQATLDHVCAGYYLPDMQQEGRWDMLPIHGARPGRRLPQTLHDVPVPEPSSPPTVLEQWQPLEGGPAFGAAAFYPHLVQGVPSGILSVASTRAQPLSERQQAIFRAVGRSMGLALERSAATRVLVAQQQALEAFALLARDLAFEPDPYQLVRRAQEIVLQMLPEGYGVYFEPDGGTWQLNAQTGTMGDSRLQQAVLDGLPFEQTGNLYQPWHSGEPLFQDSYDHGTDQLAEVTAHIGATATLPVMVNGRPRGVFAICLFRQHRWDSTERAMLGTAVRQLALALERSEAARQQQHQQRQLEAANRELEAFSYSVSHDLRAPLRHIIGFLGLLKRSLGSSLSDRSTHLLSVTEQAAQHMNTLIEELLVFARTAREPLSLRTVRLDQLVKDVQAQLRRDTQGRVVRWEVGALPEVQADPTLLRQVLMNLLSNALKYSQPRAEAVITVWAEPGEHGWVISVQDNGVGFDPKYRERLFGVFQRLHPASEFEGVGIGLANVQRIVQRHGGQVWAESQLGQGATFRFSLPA from the coding sequence ATGACCACCCCTGACCCGCTGACGCGCCACGAGTATCAGGCCCTGCTGGATGACCTGCTCGATCCGCTGTTCGTGCTGGACCGCCGCTGGCGGTACGTGCTGGTCAACCGGCAGGCGGAGCGTGTGCTGGGGGTGCCGGCCGCGGAACTGCGCGGGCAGGTGATCTGGGACGTGATGACCGACCTGCAGGGCACCGAGCTGGAGCGGCTGCTGCGTCAGGCGGCCCTCAGCCGCAGCCGGGTGGAGGCGGAGGTGTATTACGCGCCGCTGCGCATCTGGGTGGAATTGCGGGTGCTGCCCAGCCTGGACGGGCTGGCCGTGCAGTTCCGGGACGTCACCGGCCGCCACGTGGACGCCGAACAGCGCGATCAGCTGCTGCATCTGGCCCAGCTGCTGAGCACCGTCACCGACGCGAACACCGCCCTGGACACCGCCCTGCGGCTGGGATTGCCGCTGACCGGAGCGTGCAGCGGAACAGTGCTGGCGCTGGACCCGGACAGCGGTCAGCCGACCCTGTGGCTGACCACCGGCACCGTCGATCCGGCCACGGCCCGGGCCGAGTGGGACCCGGCCGACCCGGAGCTGCACGGCCCGCTGATGCAGGCGCTGCACGGCGGTCAGGCGCAGTACTACCGCAGCAGCGACCTGAAAGCGCATCCGTATCTGACCCGGCACAAGGCGAGCCGCACCCGTGCGGTGGCGGCGCTGCCGCTGGGCCTGGAGCAGCCGTGTCAGCTGGTGCTGAGCTTCGACTCGGACCGGGTGTTCAGCGAACCGGAGCGCCACGTGCTGACCTCGCTGGCCGATCAGCTGACCCAGACGCTCCGCCGGGTGCAGCTGTTCCAGGCGGAGTCGGCGGCCCGTGAGCAGGCGCAGGCGAGCGAGGCGCGCTACCGCGCCCTGGTGCGCAGCCTGCCGCAACAGGTCTGGATTGCCAACCGCACCGGCATCAACGTCTCCACCAGCGAGTGGTGGCAGGCCCTGACCGGGCAGCTGCTGGTGGACGCGGTGGGAGCAGACGGCTGGGGCTGGCTGGAACGGGTGCATCCCGACGACCGCGACCGGGTGCGCCACGCCTGGAAGGTGGCGCTGCGCAGCCTCAAACCGTACCGGCAGGAGTACCGGGTGCAGACGGTGGGTGGCGAGTACCGCGATTACGAGGCGCGCGGCCTGCCCCGATTGGACGAACAGGGCCGCGCCGCCGAATGGGTCGGCACCGTTGACGACATCACCGACCGCAAGGCGGGCGAACGTGCCCTGCAGCAGACCACCGCTCAGCTGGAGCAGCAGGTGCACGAGCGGACCCGGGCGCTGCAGGAGGAAACGGACGCGCTGGACGCCTTCGTGCGCTTCACGGCCCTCTCCAGCCACGCCGTCAGCGTGCCGGAACTCGCGCAGCTGGCGGTGGACGTGCTGCAGGCCACCCTGGACCATGTCTGCGCCGGGTACTACCTGCCGGACATGCAGCAGGAGGGCCGCTGGGACATGCTGCCGATCCATGGCGCCCGGCCCGGTCGGCGGCTCCCGCAGACGCTGCACGACGTGCCGGTGCCGGAGCCCAGCAGCCCCCCCACGGTGCTGGAGCAGTGGCAACCGCTGGAAGGTGGGCCGGCCTTCGGGGCCGCCGCGTTCTATCCGCATCTGGTGCAGGGGGTGCCGAGCGGCATCCTGAGCGTGGCGTCCACCCGCGCCCAGCCGCTCAGCGAACGCCAGCAGGCGATCTTTCGGGCGGTGGGGCGCAGCATGGGGCTGGCGCTGGAACGCAGCGCGGCCACCCGGGTGCTGGTGGCGCAGCAGCAGGCGCTGGAGGCGTTCGCGCTGCTGGCCCGCGACCTCGCCTTCGAGCCGGACCCGTACCAGCTGGTGCGGCGCGCCCAGGAGATCGTGCTCCAGATGCTGCCGGAAGGCTACGGGGTGTACTTCGAGCCGGACGGCGGGACGTGGCAGCTGAACGCCCAGACCGGCACGATGGGCGACTCGCGGCTTCAGCAGGCGGTGCTGGACGGCCTGCCGTTCGAGCAGACCGGCAACCTGTATCAACCGTGGCACAGCGGGGAACCACTGTTTCAGGACAGCTACGACCACGGCACCGATCAGCTGGCCGAAGTCACCGCGCACATCGGGGCCACCGCCACCCTGCCGGTGATGGTCAACGGCCGACCGCGTGGGGTCTTTGCCATCTGTCTGTTCCGGCAGCACCGCTGGGACAGCACTGAACGCGCGATGCTCGGCACGGCGGTGCGGCAGCTGGCGCTGGCGCTGGAGCGCTCGGAGGCGGCCCGGCAGCAGCAGCACCAGCAGCGTCAGCTGGAGGCGGCCAACCGCGAGCTGGAAGCCTTCAGCTACAGCGTGTCGCACGACCTGCGGGCGCCGCTGCGCCACATCATCGGCTTCCTGGGCCTGCTGAAGCGCTCGCTGGGCAGCAGCCTGAGTGACCGCAGCACCCACCTGCTGTCGGTGACGGAGCAGGCCGCGCAGCACATGAATACCCTGATTGAGGAGCTGCTGGTGTTCGCCCGCACCGCCCGCGAACCGCTGTCACTGCGGACCGTCCGACTGGACCAGCTGGTGAAGGACGTGCAGGCCCAGCTGCGGCGGGACACGCAGGGGCGGGTGGTGCGGTGGGAGGTGGGGGCGCTGCCGGAAGTGCAGGCGGACCCGACGCTGCTGCGGCAGGTGCTGATGAATCTGCTGTCCAACGCCCTCAAGTACTCGCAACCCCGTGCCGAGGCGGTCATCACGGTATGGGCCGAGCCGGGCGAGCACGGCTGGGTGATCTCGGTGCAGGACAACGGGGTGGGCTTCGACCCGAAGTACCGCGAGCGGCTGTTCGGGGTGTTCCAGCGGCTGCATCCGGCAAGCGAGTTCGAGGGGGTGGGCATCGGGCTGGCGAACGTGCAGCGCATCGTGCAGCGGCACGGGGGGCAGGTGTGGGCCGAGTCGCAGCTGGGCCAGGGCGCCACCTTCCGCTTCTCTCTCCCCGCCTGA
- a CDS encoding ABC transporter ATP-binding protein: MMQAPLRPGPPPTSPGWRIQLRDLRATVALVWASSPGHTAALLLLSLLAAFLPAATLWATKLLIDGVGEATTGRLAQAGGYGHLVLLLALQVGIGALGSVLGSLQNTSRELLGDSLQNLITLKILRKAVGLEVERFEDAETYDSLQNAYREVGVRPLGVLTQLISLAQALITLVSIGALMARLGPLVLPLVLLASIPGVIIQNRFGAENYRMLRRRTQDARIQNYLGSVLTSDSLVKEVRLFHFEPYLLERWQQYYRQFRSQLVPLVQKRNAWSSAASLFSALLVGVATLSVLARAARGQITVGDFSLFALGISQVQGQFGTLLTGVSGVYQNLLYIRNLFEFLELPTRDLDAGEVWDAPIETIEFQDVSFHYPLTERQVLNGVTFTVHRGEALALVGENGAGKTTIVKLLTRLFEPTGGRILLNGQDASRFSARSVQREMSIIFQDFGQYQMTARENVVLGASEDAAVEQAGARAGADEFLRSLPDGYDTMLGRMFSGGRQLSGGQWQRLALARLYHRDASVLVFDEPTAALDANAEFETVSRLREQAQSRITVIISHRFSTVRLADHIVVLQGGVISESGSHQELLARGGTYAQLYTLQASGYREEAREPAGPSVS; the protein is encoded by the coding sequence ATGATGCAGGCTCCCCTCCGCCCCGGCCCGCCGCCCACCTCCCCCGGCTGGCGAATTCAGCTGCGTGACCTGCGGGCGACCGTGGCGCTGGTGTGGGCCAGCAGTCCCGGCCACACGGCAGCGCTGCTGCTGCTCAGCCTGCTGGCCGCTTTTCTGCCGGCGGCGACCCTCTGGGCCACCAAGCTGCTGATCGACGGGGTGGGGGAGGCGACCACCGGGCGGCTGGCCCAGGCGGGCGGCTATGGCCACCTGGTGCTGCTGCTGGCGCTGCAGGTGGGCATCGGGGCACTCGGGAGCGTGCTGGGCAGCCTGCAGAACACCTCGCGCGAGCTGCTGGGCGACAGCCTGCAGAACCTGATCACGCTGAAAATTCTGCGCAAGGCGGTGGGCCTGGAGGTGGAGCGCTTCGAGGATGCCGAGACCTACGACAGCCTGCAGAATGCCTACCGCGAGGTGGGCGTGCGTCCGCTGGGCGTGCTGACCCAGCTGATCTCGCTGGCGCAGGCGCTGATCACGCTGGTGTCCATCGGGGCGCTGATGGCCCGGCTGGGCCCGCTGGTGCTGCCGCTGGTGCTGCTGGCCAGCATCCCGGGCGTGATCATCCAGAACCGCTTCGGGGCCGAGAACTATCGGATGCTGCGCCGCCGCACCCAGGACGCCCGCATCCAGAACTATCTGGGTTCGGTGCTGACCAGCGACTCGCTGGTCAAGGAGGTGCGCCTCTTTCACTTCGAGCCGTACCTGCTGGAGCGCTGGCAGCAGTACTACCGCCAGTTCCGATCTCAGCTGGTGCCGCTGGTGCAGAAGCGCAACGCGTGGAGCAGCGCGGCCTCACTGTTCTCCGCGCTGCTGGTGGGCGTGGCGACGCTCAGCGTGCTGGCGCGGGCGGCGCGCGGCCAGATCACGGTCGGCGACTTCTCGCTGTTCGCGCTGGGCATCTCTCAGGTGCAGGGGCAATTCGGCACGCTGCTGACCGGGGTGAGCGGCGTGTACCAGAACCTGCTGTACATCCGCAACCTCTTCGAGTTCCTGGAGCTGCCGACCCGCGATCTGGACGCGGGTGAGGTGTGGGACGCCCCGATCGAGACCATCGAGTTTCAGGACGTGAGCTTCCACTATCCGTTGACCGAGCGCCAGGTGCTGAACGGCGTGACCTTCACGGTGCACCGGGGCGAGGCGCTGGCGCTGGTGGGCGAGAACGGGGCCGGCAAGACCACCATCGTCAAGCTGCTGACCCGCCTCTTCGAGCCGACCGGCGGCCGCATCCTGCTGAACGGCCAGGACGCCAGCCGCTTCAGTGCCCGCAGCGTGCAGCGGGAGATGAGCATCATCTTCCAGGACTTCGGGCAGTACCAGATGACCGCCCGCGAGAACGTGGTGCTGGGCGCCTCGGAGGACGCGGCGGTGGAGCAGGCGGGTGCCCGCGCGGGTGCCGACGAGTTCCTGCGCTCGCTGCCGGACGGCTACGACACGATGCTGGGCCGCATGTTCAGCGGGGGCCGGCAGCTGTCCGGTGGGCAGTGGCAGCGGCTGGCGCTGGCGCGGCTGTACCACCGCGACGCCTCGGTGCTGGTGTTCGACGAGCCGACCGCCGCCCTGGACGCCAACGCCGAGTTCGAGACGGTGTCGCGGCTGCGCGAGCAGGCGCAGAGCCGCATCACCGTGATCATCTCGCACCGCTTCTCCACCGTCCGGCTGGCCGATCACATCGTGGTGCTGCAGGGCGGCGTGATCAGTGAATCCGGCTCGCATCAGGAGCTGCTGGCCCGTGGCGGCACCTACGCCCAGCTGTACACCCTGCAGGCCAGCGGCTACCGCGAGGAGGCCCGGGAACCCGCAGGCCCCAGCGTCAGCTGA
- a CDS encoding EAL domain-containing protein, which produces MHPDADQHPLQNSGASSARCDCHALKHPTGVQPTGLAVHAHGEHLRRRLRLALVAHDLNAAEQYGDLIVPRSAFDRLEVLLAAFSGTERLELMAAPWDGARLDPWQLAPLEQWARRLQSDWFPAAAEQLVFHLQPVVQLQGGQVYGYEALVRANWQGELLGAGTLLQAATAHNQTRAFDALARRGAIRQAYPQLEPDQQLFINFAPGVIYNPDICLTSTFDTCREVGADFSRLVFEVTESEAFPDLRLLRRILERYRAEGAQVALDDLGAGHTSLSYLAELQPDLVKLDRALIHGLHGADHRVPLVTALIRYAHDLGIRVVAEGIETGNELQLVRELGADYGQGYFLGRPEAQTRQVLAQAAGYLVS; this is translated from the coding sequence ATGCATCCCGATGCCGACCAGCACCCGTTGCAGAACTCAGGGGCGTCCTCCGCCCGGTGCGACTGCCACGCCCTGAAGCACCCGACGGGCGTCCAGCCCACCGGGCTGGCCGTGCATGCCCACGGAGAGCACCTGAGGCGCAGACTGCGGCTGGCCCTGGTCGCCCATGACCTGAACGCCGCCGAACAGTACGGCGACCTGATCGTGCCGCGCAGCGCCTTCGACCGGCTGGAGGTGCTGCTGGCCGCCTTCTCCGGCACCGAGCGCCTGGAGCTGATGGCCGCCCCCTGGGACGGAGCGCGGCTCGATCCCTGGCAGCTGGCCCCGCTGGAGCAGTGGGCGCGGCGGCTGCAGAGCGACTGGTTCCCGGCGGCGGCGGAGCAGCTGGTGTTTCACCTGCAGCCGGTGGTGCAGCTGCAGGGCGGCCAGGTCTACGGCTACGAGGCGCTGGTGCGGGCCAACTGGCAGGGCGAGCTGCTCGGGGCCGGCACGCTGCTGCAGGCCGCCACCGCCCACAACCAGACGCGCGCCTTCGACGCCCTGGCACGGCGCGGCGCCATCCGTCAGGCCTATCCGCAGCTGGAGCCGGACCAGCAGCTATTCATCAACTTCGCGCCGGGCGTGATCTACAACCCCGACATCTGCCTGACCAGCACCTTCGACACCTGCCGCGAGGTGGGCGCCGACTTCTCCCGGCTGGTGTTTGAGGTGACCGAGAGCGAAGCCTTCCCGGACCTGCGGCTGCTGCGCCGCATTCTGGAGCGCTACCGCGCGGAGGGAGCACAGGTGGCGCTGGATGACCTGGGGGCGGGGCACACCAGCCTCAGCTACCTCGCCGAGCTGCAGCCGGACCTGGTGAAGCTGGACCGCGCCCTGATCCACGGGCTGCACGGCGCCGACCACCGCGTCCCGCTGGTCACGGCCCTGATCCGGTACGCCCACGACCTGGGCATCCGGGTGGTGGCCGAGGGCATCGAGACCGGGAACGAACTGCAGCTGGTGCGCGAACTGGGTGCCGACTATGGCCAGGGGTATTTCCTGGGCCGGCCGGAAGCCCAGACCCGGCAAGTCTTGGCGCAGGCCGCTGGCTATCTGGTCAGCTGA
- a CDS encoding alcohol dehydrogenase catalytic domain-containing protein: MTSPATPHQAAVLTGPGTFQLTTRDHPAPGPGEVQIQIRSVGVCGSDIHMYQDGRIGDTVIQAPLVLGHEFMGVVVEAGAGLQDGDDRPLQVGDRVAVEPHVACGHCRECREGHPNLCLHHTFMGVYPRDGALQQYLNVPAHNCFVLPPEITDAGGAMLEPLGVALHAVRLGHVRVGDRAAVVGAGPIGLLIVALLRLAGVTALHVTEPLAWRRDLAVELGATSAEAGYTPDHDTRYDVVFEAGWADRSVQDAALLARPGARVVLVGIPGDDRLTVQHALARRKGLSLVFSRRMSHTYPETIRLVAGGMVDVDRLVSDVYPLAEVQQAFERHAGYQPGVIKVMVQL, from the coding sequence ATGACCAGTCCAGCCACCCCCCACCAGGCCGCCGTCCTGACCGGCCCCGGCACCTTCCAGCTGACCACCCGTGACCACCCGGCCCCCGGCCCCGGTGAGGTGCAGATCCAGATCCGCAGCGTGGGCGTGTGCGGCTCCGACATTCACATGTATCAGGACGGCCGCATCGGGGACACGGTGATTCAGGCGCCGCTGGTGCTGGGGCACGAGTTCATGGGCGTGGTGGTGGAGGCAGGGGCCGGACTGCAGGACGGCGACGACCGGCCGCTGCAGGTGGGCGACCGGGTGGCGGTGGAACCGCACGTGGCGTGCGGACACTGCCGCGAGTGCCGCGAGGGGCACCCAAATCTGTGCCTGCACCACACCTTCATGGGCGTGTATCCGCGTGACGGCGCGCTTCAGCAGTACCTGAACGTACCGGCCCACAACTGCTTCGTGCTGCCGCCCGAGATCACCGACGCGGGCGGAGCGATGCTGGAGCCGCTGGGGGTGGCGCTGCACGCCGTGCGGCTGGGCCACGTCCGGGTGGGCGACCGGGCGGCAGTAGTGGGGGCTGGCCCCATCGGCCTGCTGATCGTGGCGCTGCTGCGGCTGGCCGGCGTGACAGCTCTGCACGTGACCGAGCCGCTGGCTTGGCGGCGCGACCTCGCCGTGGAACTGGGCGCCACCAGTGCCGAAGCCGGATACACCCCGGACCATGACACCCGCTACGACGTGGTGTTCGAGGCCGGCTGGGCCGACCGCTCGGTGCAGGACGCCGCACTGCTGGCCCGGCCTGGGGCGCGGGTGGTGCTGGTGGGCATTCCCGGCGACGACCGGCTGACCGTGCAGCACGCGCTGGCGCGGCGCAAGGGCCTGTCCCTGGTCTTCTCGCGCCGCATGAGCCACACCTACCCCGAAACGATCCGGCTGGTGGCCGGCGGCATGGTGGACGTGGACCGGCTGGTGAGCGACGTCTACCCGCTCGCAGAAGTTCAGCAGGCCTTCGAGCGCCACGCCGGCTATCAGCCGGGCGTGATCAAGGTGATGGTGCAGTTGTAA